A region of Photobacterium sanguinicancri DNA encodes the following proteins:
- the map gene encoding type I methionyl aminopeptidase, which yields MTIKIKTQEEIEKMRVAGQLAADVLEMIEPHVKPGVTTEELDRICHEYITKEQGCIPAPLNYHGFPKSICTSINHIVCHGIPAEKDGNEGQKFGKPAILKDGDIVNIDITVIKDGYHGDTSKMFEVGEASLENKRLCRVAQESLYLAIKKVKPGAKLGEIGTAIQKFIKNGNSRFSIVKDFCGHGIGNEFHEEPQVVHYKNNDRTVLKAGMCFTIEPMINAGKFGCLVDDEDGWTVYTVDGKNSAQWEHTLLVTETGCEVLTLRKEESLPRFVNNA from the coding sequence ATGACTATCAAGATCAAAACGCAGGAAGAAATCGAAAAAATGCGCGTAGCAGGTCAATTAGCTGCTGACGTATTAGAAATGATTGAACCTCACGTAAAACCGGGCGTGACGACAGAAGAGCTTGACCGCATCTGTCACGAGTACATCACCAAAGAGCAAGGTTGTATCCCAGCTCCGCTTAACTACCACGGCTTCCCGAAATCTATCTGTACGTCAATCAACCACATCGTGTGTCACGGTATTCCGGCTGAGAAAGATGGTAACGAAGGCCAAAAATTTGGTAAACCAGCGATCCTTAAAGATGGCGATATTGTGAACATTGATATCACGGTTATCAAAGACGGTTACCATGGTGACACCTCTAAGATGTTTGAAGTGGGTGAAGCATCACTTGAAAACAAACGTCTTTGCCGCGTGGCACAAGAAAGCCTGTACCTTGCTATTAAGAAAGTAAAACCTGGTGCGAAACTAGGCGAAATTGGTACAGCTATTCAAAAGTTCATCAAAAACGGTAACAGCCGTTTCTCTATCGTGAAAGATTTCTGTGGCCATGGCATTGGCAACGAATTCCACGAAGAGCCGCAAGTGGTTCACTACAAAAACAATGACCGCACAGTACTTAAAGCGGGCATGTGTTTCACGATTGAACCGATGATCAATGCGGGTAAATTTGGTTGTTTAGTCGATGACGAAGATGGCTGGACAGTTTACACCGTCGACGGTAAAAACTCGGCGCAGTGGGAACACACATTGCTGGTAACGGAAACCGGTTGCGAAGTGTTAACCCTTCGCAAAGAGGAATCATTACCTCGCTTTGTAAACAACGCATAA
- the pyrH gene encoding UMP kinase, whose amino-acid sequence MTTNPKPTYQRILLKLSGEALQGEEGFGIDAQVLDRMAQEVKELIELGVQVGLVIGGGNLFRGAGLAEAGMNRVVGDHMGMLATVMNGLAMRDALHRAYVNARVMSAIPLNGVCDNYNWADAISQLRQGRVVIFSAGTGNPFFTTDSAACLRGIEIEADVVLKATKVDGVFTDDPVKNPDAVLCDKLGYNDVLEKELKVMDLAAFTLARDHSMPIRVFNMNKPGALRRVVMGEKEGTLITND is encoded by the coding sequence ATGACCACAAACCCTAAACCGACTTATCAACGAATCTTACTTAAACTGAGTGGCGAAGCGCTACAAGGCGAAGAAGGTTTTGGTATCGACGCACAAGTTCTTGACCGTATGGCACAAGAAGTTAAAGAACTGATTGAACTGGGTGTACAAGTTGGTCTTGTTATCGGTGGTGGTAACTTGTTCCGTGGTGCTGGTCTTGCTGAAGCGGGTATGAACCGAGTTGTGGGCGACCACATGGGCATGCTAGCAACTGTTATGAATGGTCTTGCGATGCGTGACGCACTTCACCGTGCCTATGTGAACGCTCGAGTAATGTCTGCAATTCCTCTAAACGGCGTATGTGATAACTACAACTGGGCTGACGCTATCAGCCAGTTACGTCAAGGTCGTGTTGTGATCTTCTCTGCTGGTACCGGCAACCCATTCTTCACAACTGATTCTGCTGCGTGTCTACGTGGTATTGAAATTGAAGCTGATGTGGTGCTTAAAGCAACGAAAGTTGACGGTGTGTTCACAGATGATCCAGTTAAAAACCCTGATGCTGTTCTTTGTGATAAGCTGGGCTACAATGATGTTCTTGAAAAAGAACTGAAAGTGATGGACTTAGCTGCATTCACTCTTGCTCGTGACCACTCAATGCCTATTCGTGTATTCAACATGAATAAGCCTGGCGCTCTTCGCCGCGTGGTAATGGGTGAGAAAGAAGGCACTCTGATCACTAACGACTAA
- the rpsB gene encoding 30S ribosomal protein S2, with the protein MATVSMRDMLQAGVHFGHQTRYWNPKMKPFIFGARNKVHIINLEKTVPMFNDALAEINKIAARKGKVLFVGTKRAASESIKEAAVSCDQFYVNNRWLGGMLTNWKTVRQSIKRLKDLEVQSADGTFDKLTKKEALMRTREMEKLEKSLGGIKNMAGLPDAMFVIDADHEHIAIKEANNLGIPVFAVVDTNSNPDGVDFVIPGNDDAIRSIQLYTGAVATTVTEARNQDIVAQAEEGYVAE; encoded by the coding sequence ATGGCAACTGTATCAATGCGCGACATGCTTCAAGCTGGTGTTCACTTCGGTCACCAAACTCGTTACTGGAACCCAAAAATGAAGCCTTTCATTTTCGGTGCTCGTAACAAAGTACACATCATCAACCTAGAAAAAACTGTACCAATGTTTAACGACGCTCTAGCTGAAATCAACAAGATTGCAGCTCGTAAAGGTAAAGTTCTTTTTGTTGGTACTAAGCGCGCAGCCAGCGAATCAATTAAAGAAGCAGCTGTAAGCTGTGACCAGTTCTACGTAAACAACCGCTGGTTAGGCGGTATGTTGACTAACTGGAAAACTGTTCGTCAGTCAATCAAACGTCTAAAAGATCTAGAAGTTCAGTCAGCAGACGGTACTTTCGACAAGCTAACCAAGAAAGAAGCGCTTATGCGTACTCGTGAAATGGAAAAGCTTGAAAAATCTCTTGGCGGTATCAAAAACATGGCTGGCCTACCAGACGCTATGTTTGTAATCGATGCTGATCACGAACACATCGCAATTAAAGAAGCTAACAACCTGGGTATCCCAGTATTTGCTGTTGTAGATACTAACTCTAACCCAGACGGCGTAGACTTCGTTATCCCTGGTAACGATGACGCAATCCGCTCTATCCAGCTTTACACTGGTGCGGTAGCGACAACTGTTACAGAAGCACGTAACCAAGATATCGTAGCGCAAGCTGAAGAAGGCTACGTAGCTGAGTAA
- a CDS encoding flavodoxin yields the protein MAKIGVFVGSVFGGAEDVAEEVAAKLNESGHLTQVYLDPELSDLVAYQQDIVLVISSTTGQGEIPDNLMPLFMALSDQFPLMPAMHYGVVALGDSSYGEDRYCGGGRQFDELLQQLQAKPLAPRLDVDACVNFDALEVVIPWLGGLLKKVA from the coding sequence ATGGCAAAAATTGGCGTGTTCGTCGGCTCGGTATTTGGTGGCGCGGAAGATGTCGCAGAAGAAGTTGCAGCAAAATTAAATGAAAGCGGCCATTTAACCCAAGTGTATCTTGACCCTGAATTGAGCGATTTAGTCGCCTATCAGCAAGATATAGTGTTGGTGATTTCATCAACCACAGGGCAGGGTGAGATCCCCGATAACTTGATGCCATTGTTTATGGCGTTAAGCGATCAATTCCCGTTAATGCCTGCGATGCATTATGGTGTGGTTGCCTTAGGTGATTCTAGCTATGGCGAAGATCGCTACTGTGGTGGTGGCCGTCAGTTTGATGAGTTGCTACAGCAGTTGCAGGCTAAACCACTCGCACCGCGGTTAGACGTTGATGCTTGTGTTAACTTCGATGCACTAGAAGTGGTGATCCCTTGGCTTGGTGGGCTATTGAAGAAAGTCGCCTAA
- the glnD gene encoding bifunctional uridylyltransferase/uridylyl-removing protein GlnD, with protein sequence MTDSSTHYNHDCNPQHLRDELEQFAELQKDQFLARSPVTELVHARSHFIDSLLHRLWRNFQFHELPGLALIAVGGYGRGELHPLSDVDILILSQTALDEAIGEKVSQYLTLLWDLRLDVGHSVRTVEQCIEIGSDDLTVATNLQEARQICGCEETFLQLEERIHATDFWPSEVFFQAKLDEQKKRHARYHDTTYNLEPDIKSSPGGLRDIHTLSWIARRHFGATSLLEMSRFGFLTDAEYRELAECQTALWQIRFALHIELRRYDNRLTFGHQASVAENLGFIAEGNRGVEMMMKEFYRTLRRVLELNKMLLQLFDQAILNNREEREVIVLSDDFHIRGHLIEATKPALFQARPETILDMCQHVAENSSIEGIAAPTLRQLRTARRRLNLFLVDIPAAREKFMELIRQPNALQKAFRLMHRHGILSSYLPQWSQIVGQMQFDLFHVYTVDEHSVRVLKNINKFNDPENRERHPICCEVYPRIIKKELLLIAAIFHDIAKGRGGDHSELGAIEAYDFCILHGLSRPEANIVSWLVKHHLLMSVTAQRRDIYDPEVVTTFAKIVRDEERLDYLICLTVADICATNQDLWNSWKRTLLAELYYSTQKALRRGLENPPDIRERIRHNQHLASALLRSQNFAPREIEVLWQRFKADYFLRHTHKQLAWHAEAMLQHDHEKPLILLSKKSTRGGTEVFVYCKDKPKLFSIVVSELDKKNLSVHDAQIMTSKDGYALDTFMVLDPTGKTLNENRHNTVRRALVNALTHMKSDRKKKRAPRKLLHFNVKTKVDFLPTKTGKKTMMELVALDMPGLLAKIGAVFAKLRISLQAAKITTIGERAEDFFIVVNEHGSQLTDDEQLVLKAELIAKLDHHD encoded by the coding sequence ATGACTGATTCTTCAACTCACTATAATCATGACTGTAACCCACAGCATCTACGCGATGAGCTAGAGCAGTTTGCAGAGTTGCAAAAAGACCAATTTCTCGCACGAAGTCCAGTTACAGAACTGGTGCATGCTCGTTCTCATTTTATTGATAGCTTGCTCCATCGATTATGGCGCAACTTTCAATTCCATGAGTTACCCGGTCTCGCACTCATTGCAGTCGGTGGTTATGGTCGAGGTGAATTACACCCACTTTCAGATGTCGATATCCTCATACTGAGTCAGACTGCACTTGATGAAGCAATCGGCGAAAAAGTCAGCCAATACTTAACCCTACTTTGGGATTTACGACTCGACGTCGGCCACAGCGTACGTACTGTCGAACAATGTATCGAGATTGGTTCTGATGACTTAACCGTGGCAACTAATTTGCAAGAAGCGCGTCAGATCTGCGGCTGTGAAGAAACATTCCTACAACTCGAAGAACGTATACACGCGACAGACTTCTGGCCCAGTGAGGTCTTCTTTCAAGCAAAACTTGATGAACAAAAAAAGCGTCATGCCCGTTATCACGATACCACTTACAACTTAGAACCAGATATTAAATCTAGCCCCGGTGGCCTACGCGATATTCACACCTTAAGTTGGATCGCTCGGCGCCACTTTGGTGCCACCAGCCTATTGGAAATGAGTCGATTTGGCTTTCTTACCGATGCTGAATACCGAGAGCTCGCCGAATGCCAAACCGCTTTATGGCAAATTAGATTTGCACTGCACATCGAGCTACGTCGCTACGACAATCGACTCACCTTTGGCCACCAAGCTTCTGTTGCTGAAAACCTAGGTTTCATCGCTGAAGGGAACCGTGGCGTTGAAATGATGATGAAAGAGTTCTACCGTACCCTGAGACGGGTGTTAGAACTCAATAAAATGCTATTGCAGTTATTTGATCAGGCTATTTTGAATAATCGCGAAGAACGTGAAGTCATTGTATTAAGTGATGATTTTCACATTCGCGGGCATTTAATCGAAGCCACTAAACCGGCCCTATTTCAGGCGCGCCCTGAAACCATTTTAGACATGTGCCAACACGTTGCGGAAAACTCCAGCATAGAAGGTATCGCCGCACCCACTTTACGGCAACTGCGTACAGCTCGCCGTCGTCTTAACCTTTTCCTCGTTGATATTCCAGCAGCTCGTGAGAAGTTCATGGAGTTGATCCGTCAACCCAACGCCCTGCAAAAAGCCTTTAGGTTGATGCATCGCCACGGTATTTTGTCGTCATATTTACCGCAGTGGAGCCAAATTGTAGGTCAAATGCAGTTTGATCTCTTTCATGTCTATACCGTCGATGAACATAGTGTCCGCGTACTCAAAAATATTAATAAATTTAACGATCCAGAAAACCGTGAACGCCACCCAATTTGCTGCGAAGTGTACCCAAGGATCATCAAAAAAGAGTTACTGCTTATCGCGGCGATTTTCCATGATATCGCCAAAGGACGCGGTGGGGACCACTCAGAGTTGGGGGCTATCGAAGCTTATGATTTCTGTATCTTGCATGGTTTATCTCGCCCAGAAGCCAACATTGTCTCTTGGTTAGTCAAACACCACCTACTGATGTCAGTGACCGCGCAGCGCCGTGATATTTACGACCCAGAAGTCGTTACTACATTCGCCAAAATAGTCCGTGATGAAGAACGACTGGATTACCTTATTTGCCTCACCGTTGCCGACATTTGTGCCACGAACCAAGATCTGTGGAATAGCTGGAAGCGCACACTACTGGCAGAGCTGTATTACTCAACTCAAAAGGCACTGCGTCGCGGATTAGAAAATCCGCCCGATATACGAGAACGTATCCGCCACAATCAACATTTAGCGTCTGCGTTACTGCGCAGCCAAAACTTTGCACCACGTGAAATAGAAGTCTTATGGCAACGCTTTAAAGCGGATTACTTCTTACGACATACCCATAAACAATTGGCATGGCATGCCGAAGCTATGTTGCAGCATGACCATGAAAAACCATTGATTTTACTCAGTAAGAAATCAACGAGAGGCGGCACTGAGGTCTTTGTTTATTGTAAAGACAAGCCTAAGCTCTTTTCGATTGTGGTCTCAGAGCTCGACAAGAAGAATTTGAGCGTGCACGACGCCCAAATCATGACCAGTAAAGATGGCTATGCATTAGATACCTTTATGGTTCTCGATCCCACAGGGAAAACCCTGAATGAAAATCGCCATAATACAGTACGTCGCGCACTGGTGAATGCGTTAACACACATGAAGTCAGATCGTAAAAAGAAACGCGCGCCACGTAAATTACTGCACTTTAACGTCAAAACCAAAGTCGATTTCTTACCGACCAAAACAGGTAAGAAAACCATGATGGAATTAGTCGCGCTCGATATGCCAGGGCTATTAGCTAAAATTGGTGCCGTCTTTGCTAAGCTGCGTATCAGCTTACAAGCCGCAAAAATCACCACCATAGGTGAACGCGCAGAAGACTTTTTCATCGTGGTTAATGAACATGGCAGCCAATTAACGGATGACGAGCAACTGGTACTCAAAGCTGAGTTGATCGCTAAACTCGACCATCACGACTAA
- a CDS encoding DUF3301 domain-containing protein encodes MTNLFWIVTVSFGCFLFWQQRRQTELAQKFIEQRCEKLGLQLLSTARGSHKLRDEQQWHWHTVYWFEFSADGQDYYQGYIVMKGFRPMRFYVPPHRLPDEY; translated from the coding sequence TTGACCAATTTATTTTGGATTGTCACAGTATCGTTTGGCTGTTTTCTGTTTTGGCAACAACGCCGCCAAACGGAATTGGCGCAGAAATTTATAGAGCAACGCTGTGAAAAGTTAGGCTTACAGCTACTCAGTACAGCCCGAGGATCGCATAAGCTGCGTGATGAGCAACAATGGCACTGGCATACCGTATATTGGTTTGAATTTTCGGCTGATGGGCAAGACTATTATCAAGGGTACATAGTAATGAAAGGGTTTAGACCTATGCGTTTTTATGTGCCACCTCACCGTTTACCGGATGAGTATTAG
- a CDS encoding YqcC family protein, translated as MDKYLHCQQLLGKLQQTMQQHQQWDACSPSAQALASIEPFAIDTLSCSQWLQWIFIPKMTLLVSQHLPLPSQFEIAPYVEEAMKNEQGYEAILAVCHEFDHLLKAK; from the coding sequence GTGGATAAATACCTTCATTGCCAACAATTACTGGGAAAGTTGCAGCAAACTATGCAACAACATCAACAATGGGATGCGTGTTCACCGAGTGCGCAGGCATTGGCAAGTATTGAGCCGTTTGCGATAGATACCTTGTCGTGCTCCCAGTGGTTACAGTGGATTTTCATCCCTAAAATGACCCTATTGGTGAGTCAGCATTTACCGCTGCCTAGTCAGTTTGAGATTGCCCCCTATGTGGAAGAGGCGATGAAAAACGAACAAGGTTACGAGGCTATTCTTGCTGTGTGCCATGAATTCGATCATTTACTAAAAGCGAAGTGA
- the tsf gene encoding translation elongation factor Ts, whose amino-acid sequence MATVTAALVKELRERTAAGMMECKKALVEANADIELAIENMRKSGAAKAAKKAGNVAAEGTILIKDADGVAALLEVNCQTDFVAKDVNFLAFANEVLDAALAERLDIAALQAKFEDARIALVTKIGENISIRRVEFIEGAKVGSYRHGDRIGVVVAGEADEETIKHVAMHIAASKPEFVNPEDVPAEVVEKEKAIQVAIAVESGKPQEIAEKMVVGRMKKFTGEVSLTGQAFIMDPSQTVGQMLKAKGATVTNFIRLEVGEGIEKAQEMSFADEVAAVQKG is encoded by the coding sequence ATGGCAACAGTTACAGCTGCCCTAGTTAAAGAACTGCGCGAACGTACTGCCGCAGGCATGATGGAATGTAAGAAAGCACTTGTTGAAGCAAATGCTGACATCGAGCTAGCAATTGAAAATATGCGTAAGAGCGGTGCTGCAAAGGCTGCTAAAAAAGCAGGTAACGTTGCTGCTGAAGGTACAATCTTAATTAAAGATGCAGACGGCGTTGCCGCTCTTCTTGAAGTTAACTGTCAAACTGACTTCGTAGCTAAAGATGTTAACTTCCTAGCATTCGCTAACGAAGTACTAGATGCAGCACTAGCTGAGCGTCTAGACATCGCTGCACTTCAAGCTAAGTTTGAAGACGCACGTATCGCTCTAGTAACTAAAATCGGCGAGAACATCTCTATCCGTCGCGTTGAGTTTATCGAAGGCGCTAAAGTTGGTTCTTACCGTCACGGCGACCGTATTGGTGTTGTTGTTGCTGGTGAAGCTGACGAAGAAACGATTAAGCACGTTGCAATGCACATCGCTGCATCTAAGCCTGAGTTCGTTAATCCTGAAGACGTTCCAGCTGAAGTAGTTGAGAAAGAGAAAGCAATCCAAGTAGCTATCGCTGTTGAATCTGGCAAGCCACAAGAGATTGCAGAGAAAATGGTTGTTGGCCGCATGAAGAAATTCACTGGCGAAGTTTCTCTAACTGGTCAAGCATTCATCATGGACCCATCTCAAACTGTTGGTCAAATGCTGAAAGCTAAAGGCGCTACAGTAACTAACTTCATCCGTCTTGAAGTTGGTGAAGGTATCGAGAAAGCTCAAGAAATGAGCTTCGCTGACGAAGTAGCAGCTGTACAGAAGGGTTAA
- the truC gene encoding tRNA pseudouridine(65) synthase TruC, with product MELEILFQDEYLVAVNKPAGMLVHRSWLDSHETQFVMQTLRDQIGQHVFPLHRLDRPTSGVLIFGLSSEIAAQMMPLFAGRDIHKTYHAVVRGWVKEAAVLDYPLKKELDKIADKHAKEEQEAQEAVTAYCPLATVETNIAVGRYNTSRYCLVEMKPETGRKHQLRRHMHHLSHHIIGDVNHGDGRHNRMFRENYDCHRLMLHASRLQFAHPITGEALDIRANVDEPWLRVMTAFDWPISLMCVAES from the coding sequence ATGGAACTCGAAATTTTATTCCAAGATGAATATTTAGTGGCGGTGAATAAGCCCGCAGGTATGTTAGTGCACCGATCTTGGCTCGATAGTCATGAAACGCAGTTTGTAATGCAAACATTGCGTGATCAAATTGGTCAGCATGTATTCCCGTTACACCGTCTTGATCGCCCAACATCGGGTGTGTTGATCTTCGGATTATCGAGTGAAATTGCGGCACAAATGATGCCATTATTTGCAGGACGAGATATTCATAAAACGTACCATGCCGTGGTGCGCGGTTGGGTAAAAGAGGCGGCAGTATTAGATTATCCACTGAAAAAAGAGTTGGATAAAATCGCCGATAAACACGCCAAAGAAGAACAAGAAGCGCAAGAGGCGGTAACTGCATATTGCCCACTCGCAACCGTTGAAACAAACATTGCAGTGGGTCGCTATAATACCAGCCGCTATTGTTTGGTTGAAATGAAGCCGGAAACTGGCCGTAAACATCAGCTTCGTCGCCATATGCACCATTTAAGTCACCATATTATTGGTGATGTGAACCACGGTGATGGTCGTCATAATCGTATGTTCCGTGAAAATTATGATTGCCACCGCCTGATGCTACACGCATCTCGCTTGCAGTTTGCACATCCGATTACAGGCGAAGCGTTAGACATCCGCGCCAATGTTGATGAGCCATGGCTACGAGTGATGACGGCGTTTGACTGGCCTATTTCTTTAATGTGTGTTGCTGAAAGCTAA
- a CDS encoding DUF3461 family protein, which produces MYPNLTGIGIELPETIERYSLRQEAANDILKIYFKKRKGELFAKSVKFKFPRQRKSVVVNSGSREYKEVTEINRNLTHIIDELDKITKRKHVEVDVKKKILGDLRHLEQVVSHKIAEIEADLEKLK; this is translated from the coding sequence ATGTACCCAAACCTCACCGGCATTGGCATCGAACTTCCAGAAACTATCGAACGCTATAGCCTTCGCCAAGAAGCCGCGAACGATATTCTTAAAATTTACTTTAAAAAACGAAAAGGCGAGCTGTTCGCAAAAAGTGTGAAATTCAAATTTCCACGCCAACGCAAATCTGTTGTTGTAAACAGTGGTAGCCGAGAATACAAAGAAGTTACAGAGATCAATCGAAACCTAACTCATATCATTGATGAGCTTGATAAAATCACGAAACGCAAACATGTAGAAGTGGATGTTAAGAAAAAAATATTAGGTGATCTTCGCCACTTAGAACAAGTGGTTAGCCATAAAATTGCAGAGATCGAAGCCGATCTCGAAAAGCTAAAATAG
- a CDS encoding DUF3549 family protein, producing MSMDNFHTLTQLLDNAGCQYKIFDLGRRVCEIDVEQFKAVEENRQPYPWPLQQHAHLSISFWQAGNTPWIWFLRLPLDERGLLKQAAVGDFIKYVIEAMGATLNSEPTEEEQEKLAANPYTFKPSDDKMAIFHAQLRQRLSLSSSQYYEHAQHYLTGDLGWEQWQAVGLQGLADVCARMKQENNTTLLRKGINKLPMTPLYALLGCLEHCELPQSLAERLQERLNLECEQAEPDLFLIAALLRAMAGIDAQQLNLALKAVLSQPKLCHPEVLVAIAGRCWNGLTHTDTAGEFLLRLAQTNDQVLFNQLFTDLVMLPLLRGIMLQVLHSQANPELVTAITQLQQHARSQ from the coding sequence ATGTCCATGGATAATTTTCATACCCTCACCCAACTGTTAGACAATGCCGGCTGCCAATACAAAATTTTTGATCTTGGCCGCCGCGTTTGCGAAATCGATGTTGAGCAATTTAAAGCCGTCGAAGAAAACCGCCAACCTTATCCATGGCCATTGCAACAGCATGCTCATTTATCCATTTCTTTTTGGCAAGCGGGTAATACACCTTGGATTTGGTTCTTACGCTTACCGCTTGATGAACGTGGTCTTCTAAAGCAAGCTGCTGTAGGCGACTTCATCAAGTATGTGATTGAAGCCATGGGCGCAACACTCAACAGTGAGCCAACGGAAGAAGAACAAGAAAAGCTAGCAGCAAACCCTTACACCTTCAAACCTAGCGACGACAAGATGGCGATCTTTCATGCTCAGCTTCGCCAACGCTTATCGCTTTCCTCTAGCCAGTACTATGAACACGCTCAGCATTACCTCACTGGCGACTTAGGCTGGGAGCAATGGCAAGCCGTTGGTTTACAAGGTTTGGCTGATGTCTGTGCTCGCATGAAACAAGAAAACAATACCACTCTGCTCCGTAAAGGCATCAATAAGCTACCAATGACACCGTTATATGCATTACTCGGTTGCTTAGAGCATTGTGAATTACCGCAAAGCCTCGCAGAACGATTACAAGAGCGCCTCAACCTTGAATGCGAACAAGCTGAGCCCGACCTATTCCTGATTGCTGCATTATTGCGTGCAATGGCAGGAATTGACGCCCAACAACTCAACCTTGCCTTAAAAGCGGTACTGAGCCAGCCAAAGCTGTGCCACCCAGAAGTGCTGGTCGCAATTGCAGGGCGCTGCTGGAATGGCTTAACGCATACTGATACTGCCGGTGAGTTTTTATTACGCTTGGCTCAAACTAATGACCAAGTGTTGTTTAATCAGCTATTTACCGACTTAGTTATGTTGCCTTTATTGCGTGGCATCATGTTGCAAGTACTTCATAGCCAAGCAAACCCTGAACTCGTAACTGCCATTACTCAGTTACAGCAGCATGCACGTAGTCAATAG
- the frr gene encoding ribosome recycling factor yields the protein MIDAIKQDAQERMAKSVDALKNQLAKIRTGRAHPSLLDTIYVEYYGANTPLKQLANVVAEDSRTLAITVFDKELTPKIEKAIMMSDLGLNPMSAGTVIRVPLPALTEERRRDLVKIVRAEAEQGRVAVRNIRRDANADVKGLLKDKEISEDDDHRAQDEIQKLTDVAVKNIDAVLEVKEKELMEV from the coding sequence GTGATTGATGCAATTAAACAAGATGCGCAAGAGCGCATGGCAAAAAGCGTTGATGCGCTAAAAAACCAACTGGCTAAGATTCGTACTGGTCGTGCGCATCCAAGCCTACTAGATACTATTTACGTAGAATACTACGGTGCAAATACACCGCTTAAGCAACTTGCAAACGTTGTTGCTGAAGATTCTCGTACACTGGCGATCACTGTATTCGATAAAGAATTGACGCCTAAAATTGAAAAAGCAATCATGATGTCTGACTTGGGCCTAAACCCAATGTCTGCTGGCACGGTTATCCGTGTTCCACTTCCTGCACTAACAGAAGAGCGTCGTCGCGATCTTGTTAAGATCGTACGTGCTGAAGCTGAGCAAGGTCGTGTTGCTGTTCGTAACATTCGTCGTGACGCTAACGCAGACGTTAAAGGTCTTCTAAAAGACAAAGAAATCTCTGAAGATGATGATCACCGCGCACAAGATGAGATTCAGAAACTGACTGATGTTGCAGTGAAGAACATCGATGCAGTACTAGAAGTTAAAGAAAAAGAGTTAATGGAAGTTTAA